One Spirochaetota bacterium genomic region harbors:
- the rpsD gene encoding 30S ribosomal protein S4 — translation MAKYTGPSCKLCRREMTPLMLKGQRCLTDKCAIKKKKYPPGPPRKRRGKLSEYGVQLREKQKIKRSYGLLEKQFRLIFEEANRMKGVTGDNMLSLLERRLDNVVYRIGFASSRMQARQLIQHGHILVNGERVDIPSFRIREGNLVEIAEKYKANVTVEDSIKLSKALSSLPEWVEVDFDGKKGKILRLPARQDVAAPFNEQLVIELYSK, via the coding sequence ATGGCAAAGTATACCGGACCATCGTGCAAGCTGTGCAGAAGGGAGATGACCCCGCTCATGCTGAAGGGGCAGCGCTGTCTTACGGACAAGTGTGCGATCAAGAAAAAGAAATATCCTCCAGGGCCTCCCCGTAAAAGAAGGGGGAAGCTGTCGGAATACGGCGTACAGCTGCGTGAAAAACAGAAGATCAAAAGAAGCTACGGTCTCCTTGAAAAGCAGTTCCGGCTGATATTCGAAGAGGCGAACAGGATGAAGGGGGTCACCGGCGACAACATGCTGTCCCTGCTCGAGAGAAGACTCGACAATGTGGTCTACCGTATCGGGTTTGCGTCATCACGGATGCAGGCCCGCCAGCTGATACAGCACGGGCATATTCTCGTAAACGGGGAGAGGGTGGACATACCGTCGTTCAGGATTAGAGAGGGAAACCTGGTTGAAATAGCCGAGAAATACAAGGCCAATGTGACGGTGGAAGATTCGATTAAGCTGTCCAAGGCTTTGAGTTCGCTCCCGGAGTGGGTTGAAGTTGATTTTGATGGCAAGAAGGGAAAGATATTGAGATTGCCGGCACGCCAGGACGTTGCCGCTCCGTTTAATGAGCAGCTGGTTATTGAATTGTATTCCAAGTGA
- the rpsK gene encoding 30S ribosomal protein S11, which translates to MSVKQKRTKKKEKKNVPVGKAFIRATYNNTIITLTDMQGNVISWASSGGEGFKGSRKSTPFAAQMAAKVAAQKAIDTAGLRTVEVLVKGPGIGREAAIRSLSQSGLSVTKIKDITPIPHNGCRPPKRRRV; encoded by the coding sequence ATATCCGTGAAGCAAAAAAGAACGAAGAAGAAAGAAAAGAAAAACGTGCCGGTCGGAAAGGCGTTTATCCGGGCCACGTATAACAACACCATTATCACCCTGACCGATATGCAGGGAAATGTAATATCGTGGGCGTCATCGGGCGGCGAGGGTTTCAAAGGTTCGCGTAAATCGACTCCTTTCGCGGCGCAGATGGCGGCAAAGGTTGCTGCTCAGAAAGCGATCGATACGGCGGGCCTTCGCACTGTCGAGGTGCTGGTGAAGGGGCCGGGAATCGGCAGGGAGGCGGCGATTCGTTCCCTCTCGCAGTCGGGCCTTTCGGTGACGAAGATCAAGGACATTACGCCGATTCCGCATAATGGGTGCCGCCCGCCGAAAAGGCGCAGAGTCTGA
- the rpsM gene encoding 30S ribosomal protein S13, with protein sequence MARISGVDLPNNKRIEVALTYIFGIGDAGAGKILKAAKINPDTRVKDLTDEEINVLRQTIEKNFKVEGDLRTEVAMNVKRLMDIGCYRGIRHRRGLPVRGQNTKNNARTRKGNRKPLMGKKKK encoded by the coding sequence ATGGCACGTATTTCAGGCGTAGATTTGCCCAACAACAAACGGATCGAAGTGGCGCTTACTTATATTTTTGGCATAGGCGATGCCGGTGCCGGAAAGATACTGAAGGCCGCGAAGATCAATCCCGATACGAGGGTGAAAGACCTTACCGACGAGGAAATCAACGTGCTCAGACAGACGATTGAAAAAAACTTCAAGGTGGAGGGTGATCTTCGGACCGAGGTGGCGATGAATGTCAAGCGATTGATGGACATCGGCTGTTACCGGGGGATTCGCCATCGAAGAGGGCTGCCGGTCCGGGGCCAGAACACAAAAAACAACGCAAGGACCCGAAAGGGTAACAGGAAGCCGTTGATGGGCAAAAAGAAGAAATAG
- the rpmJ gene encoding 50S ribosomal protein L36 has product MKVRVSVKKVCSECKVIKRHGVVMVICANPRHKQRQKKRTAK; this is encoded by the coding sequence ATGAAGGTTCGCGTTTCGGTCAAGAAGGTATGTTCTGAATGCAAGGTGATAAAGCGTCATGGGGTTGTAATGGTTATTTGCGCAAACCCCAGGCACAAGCAGCGTCAGAAGAAGAGAACGGCAAAATAA
- the infA gene encoding translation initiation factor IF-1, with amino-acid sequence MPKEEPIEVEGVVVEPLPNAMFRVKLQNGHVVLAHISGKMRMHYIRILPGDRVTVELSPYDLSRGRITYRAK; translated from the coding sequence ATGCCAAAAGAAGAACCCATAGAAGTTGAAGGCGTTGTGGTTGAGCCGCTTCCCAACGCGATGTTCAGGGTTAAGCTTCAAAACGGGCATGTAGTGCTCGCGCACATATCCGGCAAGATGCGGATGCATTATATTCGGATCCTTCCCGGCGATCGGGTTACGGTTGAATTGTCGCCGTACGACCTGAGCAGAGGGAGAATTACCTACCGGGCGAAGTAG